One window from the genome of Borreliella burgdorferi B31 encodes:
- a CDS encoding 5'-methylthioadenosine/adenosylhomocysteine nucleosidase, with amino-acid sequence MKIKNIANILIFFLSIVLNSWGNESKINTPNENSQSNILIISATKAEIEEINKIIQNKKYISIEEHRRKKKIAIGKLMDHNIITIATGVGKINTALWTSYIISKYKISHIINAGVASGIYSDKNKFIKIGDVVISTETTSYDFDLHRFGYEIGHVPEHPKKFKANTALIRKTSKIKINNITSYMGLIITGDQFIDHQTFQEIPEEFENAIAIDMESAAMAQVAYGFKIPFIIIRGISDIVNNENNYDDYKKFLKKASSSSAKIVENLIKLM; translated from the coding sequence ATGAAAATCAAAAATATAGCAAACATATTAATATTTTTTTTATCTATAGTTTTAAATAGCTGGGGAAATGAGTCAAAAATAAATACCCCAAATGAAAATTCTCAAAGTAATATTTTAATAATCTCAGCTACAAAAGCAGAAATAGAAGAGATAAACAAGATTATTCAAAACAAAAAATATATTTCAATAGAAGAGCATAGAAGAAAAAAAAAGATTGCCATTGGGAAATTAATGGATCATAATATAATTACCATAGCTACAGGAGTTGGAAAAATAAATACGGCCCTTTGGACAAGCTATATTATATCAAAATATAAAATTAGTCACATAATCAATGCTGGAGTTGCTAGTGGAATTTATAGTGATAAAAATAAATTTATAAAAATAGGAGACGTTGTAATATCTACAGAAACAACAAGTTATGATTTTGATCTGCATAGATTTGGATATGAAATTGGACATGTTCCAGAACACCCTAAAAAATTTAAAGCAAACACTGCTCTTATAAGGAAAACTTCTAAAATAAAAATAAACAATATAACCTCATATATGGGCTTAATAATTACTGGAGACCAATTCATTGATCATCAAACTTTTCAAGAAATTCCAGAAGAATTTGAAAACGCAATCGCAATAGACATGGAAAGCGCCGCAATGGCTCAAGTAGCATACGGCTTTAAAATTCCCTTTATAATCATCCGGGGAATATCTGATATAGTCAATAATGAGAATAATTACGATGATTATAAAAAATTTTTAAAAAAAGCTTCTTCTAGCTCAGCAAAAATAGTAGAAAACTTAATTAAGTTAATGTAA